In the Theobroma cacao cultivar B97-61/B2 chromosome 1, Criollo_cocoa_genome_V2, whole genome shotgun sequence genome, one interval contains:
- the LOC18614546 gene encoding E3 ubiquitin-protein ligase ATL4 isoform X2 — MASMASPPPLVLSVIGGTVTAAENNNTSERSHSSSSSSSSSSSIENVKPSIIIIILILSITVLVSVSLCLLLRHLNRRCLRHLSRSTTSTITSAAATASHRVSPEESQTASLLDSLPVFTFSSIIRRSNNDSTVSGDCAVCLSKFESHDQLRLLPLCCHAFHAHCIDTWLASNQTCPLCRSPLFASESDLMKVLLQSSNSAAAIGSGGSDSFRLEIGSISRRQPGSESGEQRRSYSIGSFDYVVEEESEVTRNQTHRRTVSDKEDVAAPVAASEASLAAEVATGRSWLKEYVDRLSFSLSSRAMSFRSSGRFFTGSSRRSDISGVAVDYDVEANRIGEEISEMFRWFSGV; from the exons ATGGCGTCGAT GGCTTCACCGCCACCGTTGGTACTTAGCGTTATCGGAGGAACTGTCACTGCTGCGGAGAATAATAACACCAGTGAACGCTCGCATTCTTCGTCGTCGTCTTCTTCTTCGTCGTCGTCGATTGAGAATGTGAAGCCGagtataataattataattttgatccTGTCCATAACGGTGCTTGTTTCCGTCTCTCTTTGTCTACTCCTCCGCCACCTCAACCGCCGTTGCTTACGTCACCTCTCTCGCTCGACTACGTCGACTATCACCAGCGCCGCTGCCACCGCCAGCCACCGTGTCAGTCCCGAAGAATCGCAGACGGCTTCGTTGCTTGATTCTCTTCCTGTTTTTACCTTCTCTTCCATTATTCGCCGCTCCAACAATGACTCGACGGTTTCCGGAGATTGCGCGGTTTGTTTGTCCAAATTTGAATCGCACGATCAGCTCAGGCTTCTCCCTCTTTGTTGCCACGCGTTCCACGCTCATTGCATTGATACTTGGCTCGCTTCAAACCAAACTTGTCCTCTTTGCCGCTCTCCTCTCTTCGCTTCCGAGTCTGATCTCATGAAGGTTTTGCTTCAGTCTTCTAACTCCGCAGCTGCGATTGGAAGTGGCGGAAGTGATAGTTTCCGGCTCGAGATTGGCTCTATCAGTCGCCGTCAACCGGGCTCCGAATCCGGTGAGCAGAGAAGGTCTTATTCCATTGGCTCTTTCGATTATGTCGTCGAGGAAGAATCAGAGGTGACTAGAAATCAAACTCACCGGAGAACCGTGTCCGATAAGGAAGATGTTGCAGCACCTGTGGCAGCTTCAGAAGCGAGCCTCGCCGCGGAGGTTGCTACTGGAAGGAGTTGGCTTAAGGAATACGTGGATAggctttctttttccttatcGTCTCGTGCTATGTCGTTTCGTAGCTCAGGAAGGTTCTTCACCGGGAGCAGTCGCCGAAGCGATATCTCCGGCGTCGCTGTAGATTACGACGTGGAAGCAAATCGCATCGGCGAGGAGATCAGCGAGATGTTTCGTTGGTTCTCAGGGGTGTGA
- the LOC18614546 gene encoding E3 ubiquitin-protein ligase ATL4 isoform X1: protein MASMASPPPLVLSVIGGTVTAAENNNTSERSHSSSSSSSSSSSIENVKPSIIIIILILSITVLVSVSLCLLLRHLNRRCLRHLSRSTTSTITSAAATASHRVSPEESQTASLLDSLPVFTFSSIIRRSNNDSTVSGDCAVCLSKFESHDQLRLLPLCCHAFHAHCIDTWLASNQTCPLCRSPLFASESDLMKVLLQSSNSAAAIGSGGSDSFRLEIGSISRRQPGSESGEQRRSYSIGSFDYVVEEESEVTRNQTHRRTVSDKEDVAAPVAASEASLAAEVATGRSWLKEYVDRLSFSLSSRAMSFRSSGRFFTGSSRRSDISGVAVDYDVEANRIGEEISEMFRWFSGV, encoded by the coding sequence ATGGCGTCGATGGCTTCACCGCCACCGTTGGTACTTAGCGTTATCGGAGGAACTGTCACTGCTGCGGAGAATAATAACACCAGTGAACGCTCGCATTCTTCGTCGTCGTCTTCTTCTTCGTCGTCGTCGATTGAGAATGTGAAGCCGagtataataattataattttgatccTGTCCATAACGGTGCTTGTTTCCGTCTCTCTTTGTCTACTCCTCCGCCACCTCAACCGCCGTTGCTTACGTCACCTCTCTCGCTCGACTACGTCGACTATCACCAGCGCCGCTGCCACCGCCAGCCACCGTGTCAGTCCCGAAGAATCGCAGACGGCTTCGTTGCTTGATTCTCTTCCTGTTTTTACCTTCTCTTCCATTATTCGCCGCTCCAACAATGACTCGACGGTTTCCGGAGATTGCGCGGTTTGTTTGTCCAAATTTGAATCGCACGATCAGCTCAGGCTTCTCCCTCTTTGTTGCCACGCGTTCCACGCTCATTGCATTGATACTTGGCTCGCTTCAAACCAAACTTGTCCTCTTTGCCGCTCTCCTCTCTTCGCTTCCGAGTCTGATCTCATGAAGGTTTTGCTTCAGTCTTCTAACTCCGCAGCTGCGATTGGAAGTGGCGGAAGTGATAGTTTCCGGCTCGAGATTGGCTCTATCAGTCGCCGTCAACCGGGCTCCGAATCCGGTGAGCAGAGAAGGTCTTATTCCATTGGCTCTTTCGATTATGTCGTCGAGGAAGAATCAGAGGTGACTAGAAATCAAACTCACCGGAGAACCGTGTCCGATAAGGAAGATGTTGCAGCACCTGTGGCAGCTTCAGAAGCGAGCCTCGCCGCGGAGGTTGCTACTGGAAGGAGTTGGCTTAAGGAATACGTGGATAggctttctttttccttatcGTCTCGTGCTATGTCGTTTCGTAGCTCAGGAAGGTTCTTCACCGGGAGCAGTCGCCGAAGCGATATCTCCGGCGTCGCTGTAGATTACGACGTGGAAGCAAATCGCATCGGCGAGGAGATCAGCGAGATGTTTCGTTGGTTCTCAGGGGTGTGA
- the LOC18614547 gene encoding uncharacterized protein LOC18614547, whose protein sequence is MVMKKLCFCEWILLCHLLLATAVCSKHHGNPANDLVEIINQNRTAQKLPQLNDSPGLGCMALRYVELCKGNCSGNSAVNCKPPDDDFTEVFAPNCGVELPTFGTITGHIVGCQSKYTEPSLAFSHVLVKDKKSLSLLKNKSNTEVGVGLVGFHKGPFFWCILFSNGRTNSTFVLEDRGQGIKQKKGCYSGSSFPCNAGQRSAVFLNHILTLSCLLIPLLNHI, encoded by the exons ATGGTGATGAAGAAGCTCTGTTTCTGTGAGTGGATTCTACTGTGTCATCTACTTCTGGCAACTGCTGTTTGTTCCAAGCACCATG GAAACCCTGCAAATGATCTTGTTGAGATCATTAACCAGAATAGAACTGCTCAAAAACTTCCTCAACTAAATGACAGCCCTGGTCTCGGGTGCATGGCCCTCCGGTATGTTGAGCTATGCAAGGGGAACTGCAGTGGCAACAGTGCTGTAAACTGTAAACCGCCAGATGATGACTTCACTGAAGTTTTTGCTCCCAATTGTGGTGTAGAGCTGCCCACTTTCGGCACCATTACTGGCCACATCGTGGGTTGTCAATCCAAATATACAGAGCCATCCCTAGCCTTCTCTCATGTTCTTGTTAAAGACAAGAAGAGCTTATCTCTTCTGAAAAATAAATCGAATACTGAGGTGGGAGTCGGCCTGGTTGGGTTCCATAAAGGTCCCTTCTTTTGGTGTATTCTATTTAGTAATGGTCGGACGAATTCTACCTTTGTTCTTGAAGATCGTGGTCAAGGGATCAAGCAGAAGAAAGGGTGCTATAGCGGAAGTTCCTTTCCTTGCAATGCTGGACAGAGAAGTGCTGTGTTTTTGAACCATATTCTTACTTTGAGTTGTTTATTAATTCCTCTGTTAAACCACATCTGA
- the LOC18614548 gene encoding 10 kDa chaperonin, producing MASTFLAVPKAFTLKKPTLPSLSNHKFLGSRRNSLRINAVASKWEPNKVVPQADRVLIRLQELPEKSAGGVLLPKSAVKFERYLMGEIVSVGTDVGKVEPGKKVLFSDINAYEIDLGTDTRHVFCKESDLLAEVE from the exons ATGGCGTCTACATTTCTCGCAGTACCCAAAGCGTTTACTCTAAAGAAGCCAACCCTCCCTTCCCTCTCCAACCACAAATTTCTGG GGTCTCGAAGAAACTCTCTTAGAATCAATGCAGTTGCCAGTAAATGGGAACCCAACAAG GTTGTTCCACAAGCTGACAGAGTTCTTATCCGTCTCCAAGAGTTACCCGAG AAATCAGCTGGTGGAGTTTTGTTGCCCAAATCAGCTGTCAAGTTTGAGAGGTACCTGATGGGGGAG ATAGTTTCTGTTGGTACTGATGTAGGAAAAGTGGAGCCTGGAAAGAAG GTTCTTTTCTCTGACATAAATGCTTATGAG ATCGATTTGGGGACGGATACTAGGCATGTCTTCTGTAAAGAGAGTGACTTGTTAGCTGAAGTCGAGTGA
- the LOC18614549 gene encoding protein TRIGALACTOSYLDIACYLGLYCEROL 4, chloroplastic translates to MANLKSAMDSAFWDQNISTPQTLEGTAKSVPGESFPVDGARASRALRIQQLSLLRNGFPLGIIPSLSPPLQKELGSFSLQSLLLRPSTSNWWLGIIGQFRPKKLISAIKTELQSADELELSVFRDAAKHFLDKALYSIALATQLSLSPSSSLLWSTERQGERKGYRNKFKLYHQLPDHDITLDAAWPELFMDHKGKYWEVPESISLDVSSLPSDSGLLYHFGIHRNSGHPQAFNALGGEAPSALMPGFCAKAAFSYEKSKDFWRRKETKEDVFVKTNKGSFFRPSYDVCLKEPHAAISGIIGGTCAAWFGGRKNSASAKSQGEGDIPTTINKRSPLNVDLFGSVCYTFQHGQFRKLYGDLTRVDTRLDICSLPSFAKRIFKSSSVSSADNSLSSPRLNLIFQQQVAGPIVVRVDSKFLLDSKSGERGPHIEDLIYSLSYSLRLLHSGKVVAWYSPKRKEGMIELRLFEF, encoded by the exons ATGGCGAACCTGAAGTCGGCAATGGACTCTGCATTTTGGGATCAGAACATATCCACCCCACAGACTTTGGAAGGCACGGCAAAGTCGGTTCCAGGCGAGTCGTTTCCGGTGGATGGAGCTCGAGCCAGCAGAGCCCTTAGAATTCAACAGCTTTCACTTTTGAGAAACGGGTTTCCTTTGGGTATCATTCCTTCTCTGTCTCCTCCTTTACAGAAAGAGTTGGGTTCTTTCTCTCTTCAGTCTCTCTTGCTCAGACCCTCCACTTCTAACTG GTGGCTTGGAATAATTGGTCAGTTTAGGCCAAAGAAACTAATCTCTGCTATTAAAACGGAGCTTCAGAGTGCTGATGAGTTGGAGCTTTCTGTTTTCCGAGATGCGGCTAAGCATTTTCTTGACAAGGCACTGTATTCAATTGCGTTAGCCACTCAGCTTTCCTTGTCTCCCTCTTCATCCTTACTGTGGAGCACAGAACGGCAGGGTGAGAGGAAAGGTTATCGCAACAAGTTCAAGCTTTATCACCAG CTTCCTGATCACGATATCACACTGGATGCTGCATGGCCTGAGCTTTTTATGGaccataaaggaaaatattggGAGGTTCCAGAATCAATATCCTTAGATGTGTCTTCTCTTCCTTCTGATTCAGGGTTACTATATCATTTTGGTATACACAGAAACAGTGGCCATCCCCAGGCTTTCAATGCACTAGGTGGTGAGGCTCCTTCTGCTTTAATGCCAGGATTTTGTGCAAAGGCTGCATTTTCTTATGAGAAGAGCAAGGATTTTTGGAGGCGAAAGGAGACAAAAGAGGATGTCTTTGTAAAGACCAACAAAGGATCATTTTTCCGACCATCATATGATGTGTGTCTTAAAGAACCTCATGCAGCAATATCTGGAATTATAG GAGGCACATGTGCGGCCTGGTTTGGAGGAAGGAAAAACTCCGCAAGTGCTAAATCACAAGGAGAGGGTGACATTCCTACAACCATTAACAAGAGAAGTCCTTTGAATGTGGATTTATTTGGGTCAGTTTGCTACACTTTTCAGCATGGGCAGTTCCGGAAGCTATATGGTGATCTAACCCGAGTAGATACTCGTTTGGACATATGTTCACTTCCATCATTCGCCAAAAGAATTTTCAAGAGTTCTTCTGTTAGTAGTGCAGACAATTCACTATCATCTCCCAGACTAAATTTGATCTTTCAACAGCAG GTTGCAGGGCCAATTGTCGTTCGAGTAGATTCAAAGTTCTTGCTTGATTCGAAATCAGGGGAACGAGGCCCTCACATTGAGGATCTCATTTACAGCCTGAGCTACTCCTTGAGGCTTCTGCATTCGGGAAAAGTTGTCGCTTGGTATTCTCCAAAGAGAAAGGAGGGGATGATAGAATTGCGCCTTTTCGAATTCTAG
- the LOC18614550 gene encoding putative invertase inhibitor, which yields MRQMLSSFPFLDLFLFFFIFTSTFHAVTSTDLIRETCKKCAGRDPNLSYNFCVTSLQAAPKSHCADDLRDLGMVSIRLVRRNLTNTRSYVEELLKNKKLVDPFVRSCLHDCFNLYSDAIPSTKEAIKDYKSQHYDDANIDVSAVMDAATTCEDGFKEKEGVVSPLTKRNNNTFQLSAISISIVNMLRMN from the coding sequence ATGAGGCAAATGTTATCTTCCTTTCCCTTCCTTGatctcttcctcttcttcttcatcttcactTCCACCTTCCATGCCGTAACTTCCACTGATCTCATCCGGGAGACCTGCAAGAAATGTGCAGGGAGAGACCCAAACCTCAGCTACAACTTCTGCGTGACTTCTCTGCAAGCCGCTCCCAAAAGCCACTGTGCAGATGATCTTCGCGACCTTGGCATGGTATCCATCAGGCTCGTCCGCCGTAACTTAACGAACACAAGGTCGTACGTTGAGGAGCTCCTGAAGAACAAGAAGCTGGTCGACCCTTTCGTAAGATCATGCTTGCATGATTGCTTCAATCTCTATTCTGATGCTATCCCTTCCACCAAAGAGGCCATCAAGGATTACAAGTCCCAGCACTACGACGATGCTAATATTGATGTGAGTGCAGTCATGGACGCCGCTACAACTTGTGAAGATGGGTTCAAGGAGAAAGAAGGTGTGGTTTCGCCATTGACGAAAAGAAATAACAATACGTTCCAGCTGTCTGCTATATCAATTTCGATCGTAAACATGCTTCGGATGAATTAG
- the LOC18614551 gene encoding acyl carrier protein 1, mitochondrial, translating into MALRAAVLRHIRVPVRTLAATGSKPQLQWSLCNSIRLFSSDDDHLTKEEVIDRVLDVVKSFPKVDPSKVTPHVHFQNDLGLDSLDNVEIVMALEEEFKLEIPDKEADKIDSCNLAIAYIYNHPMAG; encoded by the exons ATGGCACTCAGAGCAGCCGTACTTCGCCACATTCGAGTACCTGTTCGAACCCTAGCTGCAACCGGATCAAAACCTCAGCTGCAATGGAGTCTCTGCAATTCCATCAGGTTATTTTCATCGGACGACGATCACCTAACGAAAGAGGAAGTAATCGACAGAGTCCTCGACGTCGTCAAAAGCTTCCCCAAAGTCGATCCGTCCAAG GTGACACCTCATGTCCATTTCCAAAACGATTTGGGCTTGGATAGCTTGGACAATGTGGAGATTGTAATGGCATTAGAAGAGGAGTTCAAGCTGGAAATTCCAGACAAGGAAGCTGACAAGATTGACTCATGTAATCTCGCTATTGCGTACATATATAACCATCCAATGGCTGGTTAA